One region of Chryseobacterium sp. C-71 genomic DNA includes:
- a CDS encoding RNA polymerase sigma factor, with amino-acid sequence MNKQNWQKIYLDHSPKLLGICRRYIADLQTAEDLLQDSFIIAMQKSHQLKDEKALFGWLKTIVVNNALQYLRSSSKEIFVSTEISEIPEPLIEMNNSATEKNRVLAYDFTREELLKSIDNLPLHHRSVFNLYFIEKNSHAEISKLLGITVNTSKSHLLRAKKSVQNYLLNNFVNENTPKNKKKITQLLVFIGFGGLALAQTFQTKFSDFSISPKKEFIVPEDAITSSFSSSVSNKNIQKKIIIAATLFIVLFLSVYINKNNSSLFRKFSTEESSNNLAKENIQKNDISFQAQPEINEETQADLKKLDEVKLNQEVEIQKPTALENKSKEKAIKKQDSIENTPKKVIIVKKIIQRDTIFIEREN; translated from the coding sequence ATGAATAAACAAAACTGGCAAAAAATCTACCTCGACCATTCCCCAAAACTCTTGGGGATTTGTCGTAGATATATCGCAGACCTACAGACTGCGGAAGATCTTTTGCAAGACAGTTTTATTATCGCTATGCAAAAAAGCCATCAGCTGAAAGATGAAAAGGCTTTGTTTGGCTGGCTCAAAACAATTGTTGTGAATAATGCTTTACAGTACTTAAGAAGTAGCTCCAAAGAAATTTTCGTCTCTACAGAAATATCAGAAATCCCGGAACCCTTGATCGAAATGAATAACTCTGCCACAGAAAAAAATCGCGTTTTAGCATATGATTTCACAAGAGAAGAACTGTTGAAGTCAATCGACAATCTGCCATTACATCACCGTTCTGTTTTTAATCTGTATTTTATTGAAAAAAATTCTCATGCAGAAATTTCAAAACTGTTAGGAATTACCGTAAATACTTCAAAATCACATTTATTAAGAGCAAAAAAATCAGTTCAAAATTATTTATTAAATAATTTCGTCAATGAAAACACGCCCAAAAATAAAAAGAAAATCACCCAGCTATTGGTTTTCATAGGTTTTGGAGGATTGGCTTTGGCGCAAACTTTTCAAACTAAATTTTCAGACTTTAGCATTTCTCCGAAAAAAGAATTCATTGTCCCTGAAGATGCTATCACAAGCAGTTTTTCATCATCTGTTTCCAATAAAAATATTCAGAAGAAAATAATCATTGCGGCGACTCTTTTTATCGTACTTTTCCTTTCAGTTTATATTAATAAAAATAACAGCTCACTATTCCGAAAATTTTCTACTGAAGAATCTTCAAATAATTTGGCAAAAGAAAACATTCAGAAAAATGACATTTCTTTTCAAGCACAACCTGAAATTAATGAGGAAACACAGGCTGATCTTAAAAAATTGGATGAAGTTAAATTAAATCAAGAAGTAGAAATTCAAAAACCTACTGCACTCGAAAATAAATCAAAAGAAAAAGCAATCAAAAAACAGGATTCAATTGAAAATACTCCAAAAAAAGTTATTATTGTAAAAAAAATCATTCAAAGAGATACTATTTTCATTGAAAGAGAAAACTAA
- a CDS encoding chorismate-binding protein produces the protein MIYFQFPFNEKLYSTDESSDKEAVIFKSFDQTESVNFNGNCVQVNTISERFSNQSLANDETEFSAETHDEYLEKLQKVIDVIKESQLPKLVISRRKIFKDFSKINLEESFDNLCKAYPNAFRYIFIKDDKAWIGAFSEVLGKFNKSTHEFETMSLAGTIPVSESWTDKEIEEQKPVSSYIRNVLEKFNTESKIQESETYDHISGNIKHLKTDFKLIINPEDLDLIIEELHPTPAVCGIPKDFCKEKIQEFEKFPRELYAGFIRIETDDFIHYFVNLRCAKLYSDSVHLFVGGGITAQSKPEKEWRETELKSEAVLKNLSFSN, from the coding sequence ATGATTTACTTCCAATTTCCCTTTAACGAAAAACTCTACTCCACAGACGAAAGTTCTGATAAAGAAGCTGTTATTTTTAAATCTTTTGATCAAACTGAAAGCGTTAATTTTAATGGAAATTGTGTTCAAGTTAACACTATTTCAGAAAGATTCTCTAATCAATCATTAGCTAATGACGAAACTGAATTTTCAGCGGAAACCCATGATGAATATTTAGAAAAACTTCAGAAAGTTATTGATGTCATCAAAGAAAGCCAACTTCCAAAATTGGTAATTTCAAGAAGAAAAATTTTCAAAGACTTTAGTAAAATCAATTTAGAGGAAAGTTTCGATAACTTATGTAAAGCTTATCCAAACGCTTTTCGATATATTTTTATTAAAGACGACAAAGCCTGGATAGGTGCTTTTTCGGAGGTTTTAGGAAAATTCAATAAATCTACTCACGAGTTTGAAACGATGAGTTTAGCGGGCACGATTCCGGTATCTGAAAGCTGGACGGATAAGGAAATTGAGGAACAGAAACCCGTATCGTCTTACATCAGAAATGTCTTAGAAAAATTCAATACAGAATCTAAAATTCAGGAATCTGAAACGTATGATCATATTTCAGGAAATATTAAACATTTAAAGACTGATTTTAAATTGATAATAAATCCAGAAGATCTTGATTTAATCATTGAAGAACTTCATCCGACGCCGGCAGTCTGCGGTATTCCTAAAGACTTTTGCAAGGAAAAAATTCAGGAGTTTGAAAAGTTTCCGAGAGAATTGTATGCTGGATTTATAAGAATTGAAACAGATGATTTTATCCACTATTTTGTGAATTTACGTTGTGCTAAATTATACAGCGATTCAGTACACCTTTTCGTTGGCGGCGGAATTACTGCCCAAAGTAAACCGGAAAAAGAATGGAGAGAAACGGAATTGAAATCTGAAGCTGTTTTGAAAAACCTTTCTTTTTCAAATTAA
- a CDS encoding PaaI family thioesterase, translating to MDTEGKTKEEILEFINNWGEETFAKTLDIQFIDIDLENETLTATMPVSPKIHQPFGIMHGGASCVLAETMGSSLSNIFIDGSKYFGVGTNINSNHLRSKKDGIVTAVARFIRKGKTMHVSEIEIRDEKGQLINHTTMTNNIINR from the coding sequence ATGGATACAGAAGGCAAAACAAAAGAAGAAATTTTAGAATTCATCAACAATTGGGGCGAGGAAACTTTTGCAAAGACCCTTGATATACAATTTATTGACATCGATCTTGAGAACGAAACGCTTACCGCAACAATGCCAGTTTCACCAAAAATCCATCAGCCTTTCGGAATTATGCATGGTGGCGCAAGTTGTGTTTTAGCAGAAACGATGGGCTCTAGTCTTTCTAATATTTTCATTGATGGGAGCAAGTATTTCGGAGTGGGAACAAATATCAATTCCAATCATTTACGAAGCAAAAAAGATGGTATCGTAACTGCGGTTGCAAGATTTATACGAAAAGGAAAGACTATGCATGTTTCTGAAATTGAAATACGTGACGAAAAAGGTCAGTTGATTAATCATACAACCATGACGAATAACATCATTAACAGATAA
- a CDS encoding 1-acyl-sn-glycerol-3-phosphate acyltransferase, protein MKKLLGKLILKILGWKVVIQGDVNSLNRCILVVAPHTHNMEYILGNLAYWTLEKPLKIIIKDAHTKAWYGSLVRGLGGIGIDRSQKNDLINFVANEFKKDDFSLVITPEGTRSWVPKWRKGFYHMALAAKVPIVLAAGDFKRNIVYLGYTIPYERLKTASFIEIMEEIQNYYIKNDIGPKIPANWNPNIVGNDAEVRS, encoded by the coding sequence ATGAAAAAGCTATTAGGCAAATTGATATTAAAAATATTGGGTTGGAAAGTCGTTATTCAAGGCGATGTCAACAGCCTGAACCGTTGTATTCTGGTTGTAGCACCACACACTCACAACATGGAATACATATTAGGAAATCTTGCTTACTGGACATTAGAAAAGCCACTAAAAATCATCATTAAAGATGCTCATACAAAAGCCTGGTATGGTTCTCTTGTACGAGGTTTGGGAGGTATCGGTATCGACAGAAGCCAAAAAAACGACTTAATCAACTTTGTTGCAAATGAATTTAAAAAAGATGATTTCAGTTTAGTAATCACACCGGAAGGCACCAGAAGTTGGGTTCCGAAATGGAGAAAAGGCTTTTATCACATGGCTCTGGCAGCAAAAGTTCCTATCGTTTTAGCGGCAGGAGATTTCAAAAGAAATATTGTTTACTTAGGTTACACTATTCCCTATGAAAGATTAAAAACTGCATCTTTTATCGAAATAATGGAAGAAATTCAAAATTACTATATCAAAAACGACATCGGGCCGAAAATACCAGCCAATTGGAATCCGAACATTGTAGGCAACGATGCAGAAGTTAGAAGTTAG
- a CDS encoding VWA domain-containing protein codes for MFNFEFYSPWFLFLFLLFIPLLIRDISRKKLKGIKVPTVQNMNSSSGILPVLFLLKISKYIILSCLFIAMARPRTFTISQDRDDTKGVDIMFAVDVSLSMLSKDLSPDRLTALKEIAIQFVEKRPNDRIGVVTYASEAFTKVPVTSDHQVVIDELKNLNTAELYPGTAIGEGLSVAVNHLRTSKAKSKIIILMTDGVNNVQNAIAPQIAAELARSNDIKVYSIGVGTNGVALMPTEVDIFGDLVFTETQVQIDEPVLREIAEATGGKYFRATSNSSLEEVYSEINQLEKTDVKVSKLYNYQEYFTIFLWVALGMLFFDALLRWVLYKFLS; via the coding sequence ATGTTTAATTTCGAGTTTTACAGTCCGTGGTTTTTATTTCTTTTCCTTTTGTTTATTCCATTACTGATTAGAGACATCAGCAGAAAAAAACTGAAAGGAATCAAAGTTCCTACCGTTCAGAATATGAACTCAAGCAGTGGAATTTTACCTGTTTTGTTTTTGCTTAAAATTTCAAAGTACATTATTTTATCGTGTCTTTTCATTGCGATGGCGAGACCGAGAACGTTTACCATTTCTCAGGACAGAGACGATACCAAAGGGGTAGATATTATGTTTGCTGTCGACGTTTCTCTGAGTATGTTGTCTAAAGATCTTTCACCAGACCGACTGACTGCATTGAAAGAAATTGCAATTCAGTTTGTTGAAAAACGCCCGAATGATAGAATTGGAGTCGTAACCTATGCTTCTGAAGCTTTTACCAAAGTTCCAGTGACTTCTGATCATCAAGTTGTCATTGACGAATTGAAAAACCTGAACACAGCCGAGCTTTACCCCGGAACTGCCATTGGTGAAGGACTTTCAGTTGCGGTAAACCATCTTCGCACAAGCAAAGCAAAGAGTAAAATCATTATTCTGATGACGGATGGGGTGAATAATGTGCAAAATGCCATCGCACCACAAATCGCTGCAGAATTGGCGAGAAGTAATGATATTAAGGTGTATTCAATTGGTGTAGGAACCAACGGTGTTGCTTTGATGCCGACTGAAGTTGATATTTTTGGTGACTTGGTTTTTACCGAAACTCAGGTGCAGATTGATGAGCCAGTTTTAAGGGAAATTGCTGAGGCAACAGGCGGAAAATATTTCCGTGCTACATCAAACAGCAGTTTGGAAGAAGTTTATAGCGAAATCAACCAGCTTGAGAAAACTGATGTAAAAGTTTCAAAGCTTTATAACTATCAGGAATATTTTACAATTTTCCTTTGGGTTGCTTTGGGAATGCTGTTTTTTGATGCATTATTGAGATGGGTATTATATAAATTTTTAAGCTGA
- a CDS encoding VWA domain-containing protein, with translation MELYLGNYWFLLLLLLLPVLAFFLIRYLKWKNKRREVFADSRFHEALFEKKSGFTKIFPVLYFLATLFLIFSIIDLLSGSEEVTTNQKFNNVVFMLDVSNSMNAEDISPSRLTEGKNLMIQTMKKLKNDKVGVIIFAGQATSIMPLTTDYNSAETYISGVETNSIKIQGTDFLKAMQTAVDKFINISKGSRKVILLSDGEDNEGNDNAAIKLANKEGIIVTSVGIGSDEGAPVPEYEFGQLMGYKSDMNGQTVISKRQTEALQKMAESTGGTYIDGNNIDEAPDKIVEALNKKASSTATLVKSQNATHYYQYFLAVSIFFFLMIFLFNPKRDFNV, from the coding sequence ATGGAATTGTATTTAGGAAATTATTGGTTCTTATTATTGCTGTTGCTTTTACCGGTATTAGCTTTTTTTCTGATCAGATATTTAAAATGGAAAAACAAGAGAAGAGAAGTTTTTGCAGACAGCCGTTTTCATGAAGCTTTATTTGAAAAAAAGTCTGGTTTTACTAAAATATTCCCCGTGTTGTACTTTTTGGCAACTTTGTTTTTGATTTTTTCAATCATCGATTTGCTGAGTGGTTCTGAAGAGGTGACGACCAACCAAAAATTCAATAATGTTGTTTTTATGCTGGATGTTTCAAATTCGATGAATGCGGAGGATATTTCGCCCAGCCGTCTGACGGAGGGTAAAAATCTGATGATTCAGACAATGAAGAAACTGAAGAATGATAAAGTAGGAGTCATTATTTTTGCGGGTCAGGCAACTTCTATTATGCCGCTCACAACGGATTATAATTCCGCAGAAACTTATATTAGCGGCGTTGAAACCAATTCAATTAAAATACAGGGAACAGACTTTTTAAAAGCGATGCAAACTGCGGTTGATAAGTTTATAAATATAAGTAAAGGTTCGCGAAAAGTCATTCTTCTGAGTGATGGTGAAGATAATGAAGGAAATGACAATGCTGCCATAAAACTAGCTAACAAAGAAGGGATTATTGTGACTTCTGTGGGAATTGGTTCAGATGAAGGCGCGCCTGTTCCTGAATACGAATTTGGTCAGTTGATGGGATATAAAAGTGATATGAACGGACAAACCGTTATTTCTAAAAGACAGACCGAAGCACTTCAGAAAATGGCAGAATCCACTGGTGGAACATACATTGACGGCAATAATATTGATGAAGCTCCTGATAAAATTGTTGAAGCTTTAAATAAAAAAGCATCTTCTACAGCGACTTTAGTAAAATCTCAGAACGCAACACATTATTATCAGTACTTTTTGGCGGTTTCTATTTTCTTCTTTCTGATGATTTTTCTATTTAATCCTAAAAGAGATTTTAATGTTTGA
- a CDS encoding BatD family protein, translated as MIYILLTFVSVIAYGQVELNMKPDKTDYNGKDIVNLTITLELNGDNLVQQSQLRLPDLSKFNMIGNGSFNQMVRDPESNVAVEQYVTRIALEPKQRGKIRIGSVLVTINNKIYKTEPFDIFIRDIEKKPIAKNTDNDVYLNMEIEDRDVYQNQPTVAVLRVYSKNIDNLRKVRHINLPDQEDINVHPINFHKSDIDPSGYSNMPSQVLAMFIVFPNESGYVEVPSVSASVNSYSSKNKIVSNKVKLNVKKLPEGSPECFKDAVGNFKVDVYHESKEKIEAKKPVNVILKVSGEGNLADMHLPKIENSPDYEVFAPKITSKVVAGIEGMKGYILANYVLIPNKSGQLNIRTEEFAFFNPAEKEYVNLGKETLNLTAFSHDEVLEARTTVEKVNEYTNTLLETVNSPVLKTTTFKVKEKSRFNWSILLINAGILLGLFIAYLLFKNWQKKRIIIKEKTASKKPLGSVAETEREIRESLKTDVGDYFTYLENLKDSLSFDEFFKTVDELDSEVRNQYFQSSKDDFRQFLENYKGSAVAEEYRNLSQRIQIEKYTPVKSQEGISELLKDIINLYSQISK; from the coding sequence TTGATTTACATATTGTTGACGTTTGTTTCCGTAATTGCTTACGGACAGGTAGAACTCAATATGAAACCGGACAAAACCGACTACAACGGTAAAGATATTGTAAATCTAACAATCACCTTAGAACTGAACGGAGATAATTTGGTGCAACAAAGTCAGCTTAGGTTACCAGATTTGTCTAAATTTAATATGATTGGAAACGGGTCGTTTAACCAAATGGTTAGAGATCCGGAATCTAATGTTGCTGTTGAACAATATGTTACCAGAATAGCCTTAGAACCCAAACAGAGAGGGAAAATAAGAATAGGTTCTGTGTTGGTAACTATCAATAATAAAATCTATAAAACCGAGCCTTTCGATATTTTCATTCGTGATATTGAAAAAAAGCCAATTGCAAAAAACACTGATAATGACGTCTATCTCAATATGGAAATTGAAGATAGAGATGTATATCAAAATCAGCCGACAGTAGCAGTTTTGAGGGTGTATTCTAAAAATATAGACAACCTCAGAAAAGTAAGACACATCAATCTTCCTGATCAGGAAGACATCAATGTACATCCCATTAATTTTCATAAATCTGACATCGATCCATCGGGATACAGCAATATGCCTTCGCAGGTTTTGGCAATGTTTATTGTATTTCCTAATGAATCAGGTTATGTTGAGGTGCCATCTGTTTCAGCTTCGGTGAATTCTTATTCGAGCAAAAATAAAATTGTTTCGAATAAAGTAAAACTGAATGTTAAGAAACTTCCTGAAGGTTCACCGGAATGTTTTAAAGATGCAGTCGGGAATTTCAAAGTCGATGTGTACCACGAATCGAAAGAAAAAATTGAGGCTAAAAAACCGGTTAATGTCATTCTGAAAGTTTCGGGAGAAGGTAACTTGGCCGATATGCATTTGCCTAAAATTGAAAACTCTCCCGATTACGAAGTCTTTGCTCCAAAAATCACTTCTAAAGTCGTTGCCGGAATTGAGGGAATGAAAGGATATATTTTAGCCAATTACGTTTTAATTCCCAATAAATCGGGTCAGCTTAATATTAGGACTGAGGAGTTTGCTTTCTTTAATCCTGCAGAAAAAGAATATGTGAATCTCGGTAAGGAAACCTTAAATCTTACTGCCTTTTCGCACGATGAGGTTTTAGAAGCCCGCACAACGGTTGAAAAAGTAAACGAATATACCAATACATTGCTGGAAACCGTCAATAGTCCGGTATTAAAGACGACAACATTTAAAGTAAAAGAGAAAAGCCGTTTCAATTGGAGTATTCTTTTGATCAATGCAGGAATTCTTTTAGGCTTGTTTATTGCGTATTTGTTGTTTAAAAATTGGCAAAAAAAACGTATTATAATTAAAGAAAAAACAGCTTCTAAAAAACCTTTGGGTTCTGTTGCAGAAACTGAAAGAGAAATCAGAGAAAGTCTGAAAACGGATGTAGGCGATTATTTTACATATCTTGAAAATCTTAAAGATAGTCTGAGTTTTGATGAATTTTTCAAGACGGTCGATGAGTTGGATTCTGAAGTCAGAAACCAATACTTCCAAAGTTCTAAAGATGATTTCAGACAGTTTTTAGAAAATTATAAAGGAAGTGCAGTAGCAGAAGAATACCGAAATCTTTCTCAGAGAATTCAGATAGAGAAATATACACCAGTAAAATCTCAAGAGGGAATTTCTGAACTTTTGAAAGATATTATCAATTTGTATTCTCAGATTAGTAAATAA
- a CDS encoding outer membrane beta-barrel protein: MFYQKFFFIFTLLFLQFIQAQKTKVDTVYVYEKVIVYDTIYFEKAVKSKFQDISLTLPILNEFSIKKRIFKVEEEKEIKKNSFLATFQYGIEAGIGLKKSTWAKELSSDKQQFGENLGIWISKSVSQNLYLMLSANVYHWNSTFDFDANKEDTYLNGFYFTQDSQPLLFQRFNNKHFEYTAQLKVLYEWKKFRPCIGFALNKNSYKMQFLVPENKVLNKLDDFKSSNFNLGFSFGLQYRILPKILITADYQQYSLENLSLKNSSFDFDIFKTSNTFAERKLTLGISYVISK; encoded by the coding sequence ATGTTTTACCAAAAATTTTTCTTCATTTTTACCCTATTATTTTTGCAATTTATTCAGGCACAAAAAACAAAAGTAGACACCGTCTATGTGTATGAAAAAGTAATAGTGTATGACACAATTTATTTTGAAAAAGCTGTTAAAAGCAAATTTCAAGACATCAGTTTAACCTTACCTATATTAAACGAATTTTCAATTAAAAAAAGAATTTTCAAAGTTGAAGAAGAAAAAGAAATTAAAAAAAACAGTTTCTTGGCTACATTTCAATACGGTATAGAAGCTGGAATCGGCTTAAAAAAATCAACTTGGGCAAAAGAACTCAGCAGCGACAAACAACAATTCGGGGAAAATTTAGGAATATGGATTTCAAAAAGTGTAAGTCAAAATTTATATCTGATGCTATCCGCCAATGTCTATCACTGGAACTCGACTTTTGATTTCGACGCAAACAAAGAAGACACTTATCTGAATGGCTTTTACTTTACGCAAGACAGCCAGCCACTGCTTTTTCAAAGATTCAATAACAAACATTTTGAATACACCGCACAGCTAAAAGTTTTGTACGAATGGAAAAAATTCAGACCTTGTATTGGATTTGCTTTAAATAAAAACAGCTACAAAATGCAATTTTTAGTTCCTGAAAACAAGGTTTTAAATAAACTTGATGACTTTAAAAGCAGCAATTTCAATTTAGGATTTTCATTCGGGCTTCAATATCGAATTTTACCAAAAATATTGATAACTGCCGATTATCAGCAATATTCATTAGAGAATTTATCTTTAAAAAACAGTTCATTTGATTTTGACATTTTTAAGACTAGCAATACCTTTGCTGAACGAAAACTTACTCTTGGAATTTCTTATGTCATTTCCAAATAG
- a CDS encoding MarC family protein, whose translation MEIFEDFSIKETVTCFMVLFAVIDIIGSIPIIVSLKQKFGQIEARRASVTAGLIMIVFLFVGNKLLKFIGVDVNSFAIAGAVVIFVIALEMILGIEINKTTEAKAASIVPIAFPLVAGAGTLTTTLSLRAEFHDINIILGIILNTIFVYLVLKSAPWLEKRMGEATLSILQKVFGIILLAISIKLFTANFAQLIQANINF comes from the coding sequence ATGGAGATTTTTGAGGATTTTTCTATCAAAGAAACGGTAACTTGTTTTATGGTGCTTTTTGCGGTAATTGACATCATCGGATCTATTCCTATTATCGTTAGTTTAAAGCAAAAATTCGGACAAATTGAAGCGAGAAGAGCGTCAGTCACTGCCGGATTAATCATGATTGTGTTTCTTTTTGTAGGAAATAAGCTTTTGAAATTTATTGGTGTAGATGTGAACTCATTTGCGATTGCAGGTGCAGTTGTAATTTTTGTGATTGCTTTAGAAATGATTTTAGGTATCGAAATCAATAAAACGACAGAAGCAAAAGCTGCGTCTATTGTTCCTATTGCGTTTCCTTTGGTTGCAGGAGCTGGAACTCTTACGACAACATTGTCATTACGTGCGGAATTTCATGATATCAATATCATTTTGGGGATTATTCTCAATACAATTTTCGTATATTTGGTGCTGAAATCAGCTCCTTGGCTAGAGAAGAGAATGGGAGAGGCGACTTTGTCGATTCTACAGAAAGTTTTCGGGATTATCCTTTTGGCAATTTCAATCAAATTATTTACAGCAAATTTTGCTCAACTCATACAAGCAAACATTAATTTTTAA
- a CDS encoding tetratricopeptide repeat protein — protein sequence MNTKILFLSFMIVFSCSGALFGQKSYKTLVYEGNQKFDGKDYDGASSRYMEAVKSNEKDFTAHYNLGNALYKSKKYEEAKGEFEKAQRLSQTIPDKAAALHNLGNTYMQMNQPEKAADFYKQSLKQDPYNEATRKNFEIAKLKEKENQQKKNKDDKSGKGGGGEDQQKDKDQKGDSKDKGEGQKNEGNNPEGNQPDPNKNNQGKMPKDLQNAILDKVGEKEKETAKRILNKNSYSLPQSNEKDW from the coding sequence ATGAATACTAAAATTTTATTTTTGTCGTTTATGATTGTTTTCAGTTGCTCAGGCGCATTGTTTGGACAGAAAAGCTATAAGACTTTGGTCTATGAGGGCAATCAGAAATTCGACGGTAAAGATTATGATGGTGCATCTTCAAGGTATATGGAAGCTGTGAAATCAAATGAAAAAGATTTTACAGCGCATTACAATTTGGGTAATGCTTTATATAAAAGTAAAAAGTATGAAGAGGCGAAAGGTGAGTTTGAAAAAGCACAACGCCTTTCACAAACGATTCCTGATAAAGCGGCAGCTTTGCACAACTTGGGAAATACGTATATGCAGATGAATCAGCCTGAGAAGGCAGCTGATTTTTACAAACAATCGCTGAAACAAGATCCTTACAATGAAGCAACGAGAAAGAATTTTGAAATTGCCAAATTAAAGGAAAAAGAAAATCAGCAGAAGAAAAATAAAGACGACAAATCCGGCAAAGGCGGCGGAGGCGAAGATCAGCAAAAAGATAAAGATCAAAAAGGCGATTCTAAGGATAAAGGAGAAGGTCAGAAAAATGAAGGGAACAACCCAGAAGGAAACCAACCCGATCCCAATAAAAATAATCAGGGCAAAATGCCTAAAGATCTTCAAAACGCAATACTGGATAAAGTTGGCGAGAAAGAAAAAGAAACCGCCAAAAGAATTTTAAATAAGAATTCTTATTCGTTGCCTCAAAGCAATGAGAAAGATTGGTGA
- a CDS encoding protease complex subunit PrcB family protein, with protein sequence MKNYLLLFFCSVFFILNSCNDNEENTDYKTSINVQQIGKGDLVGNNIPQQNTVITNSAQWNTLLSNLDASNNISGGFTETNIDFNQFMIIATFNQVFPNGGHSIDIITVDENPQSIVVDIEKLLTGNATSVVTQPYHIVKIPKSTKPVLFQ encoded by the coding sequence ATGAAAAATTATCTACTTCTATTCTTTTGTTCGGTTTTCTTTATCTTAAACTCTTGTAACGATAATGAAGAAAATACTGATTATAAAACTTCCATAAACGTACAGCAGATCGGGAAAGGTGATTTGGTTGGAAATAATATTCCGCAGCAAAATACGGTCATTACAAATTCTGCACAATGGAATACTCTCCTTAGTAATTTAGATGCCTCTAATAATATTTCAGGTGGTTTTACAGAAACCAATATCGATTTTAATCAGTTTATGATTATCGCGACTTTTAATCAAGTTTTCCCAAATGGCGGACATTCCATTGATATTATTACCGTGGATGAGAACCCGCAAAGCATCGTGGTAGATATTGAAAAACTTCTGACAGGAAACGCAACATCTGTTGTTACGCAACCCTACCATATTGTGAAAATACCAAAAAGTACAAAACCTGTTTTATTTCAATAA